In Panulirus ornatus isolate Po-2019 chromosome 13, ASM3632096v1, whole genome shotgun sequence, the genomic window CATGTagagaagatgagagtgtagtgaagataaaatgtgtaGTGAAGTTGAAaggggaggctggggggggggggggctagtgtATTTTAGCGTGTAAggtagatgagagtgtagtgaagataaaatgagTAGGGAAGATaaatgtggaggggaggggggggggggcctagtgTATTTTCGCGTGTAAGGAAGatgactgtagtgaagataaaatgtgtagtgaagatggatggggaagggagggggtgggtgctAGTGTACTTCACCAAGGAAGAttagagtgtagtgatgatagagTGTTTAGTGGAGGTGAATGGGGTTAGTGAAGGTGGGAATGGTGAAaagatgaggaagtgtgaggatgAATCAAACGGAAATACTcacatttttgttttctctttctagTGATGattatgcatatatctcttcactgtAAAGTTAAGATTCTACATAtatattgatagggttgtacagaggaggggggatgtgttggaaatgatttccaggcccccgctctctccccttcccccctttagtcgccttgtacgacacacagggaataagtgggaagtattctttcttccctatccctagggataatatgttATACTCCTTAACGTACTGCATATTCGTcgttctctccaaaattcttgcatttacctccctaaccaccccatccataaacaaattaaacaaccatggagacatcacgcacccttaccgTAGACAGacctccactgggaaccaatcactctcctcttttcctactcgtacgcatgccttgcaGTCTCGATAgaaacttcccactgcttctaacagcttacctcccacaccatatactcgtaagaccttccacagagcatctctatctactctatcatatgccttcttaagAGAGATAGGGcgaaaattaaatatttttttttttgattaaaaaattccttttttttttttttcatcttattcaCTCCAGAACTAAACATTACTGTCCTCTAGTACAACATAACAAAACTTATTTCCACTTCATAACAAAATTAATATTTGTTCGTCCCATGACCATAGAAAGTGGTATTCATCCAACATGGGGAGGAGGGCGTCTTGCCTGTCCCCTCAGGCATAAAACATGGGCAGCTTCAGCGATGATTCTCAACTGTTTAATCAAGTTGCTGAGGGTGGGTCGGTCTGCGGGACGGTCCTTCTTGGCAAACGTTTGAAGCACGGTCAAAGCACCACTAATATTCGGGTTGGTGATCATTTTGCCGACCTTGGCAATGACTTCACCAAATGAATACACGTCGCTTGCTGGAGTAGATGGCTTGCCTGCGTACAACTCGGGTGCGTACCAGAGGCGTCTAGCACATCGTTTGCCGGAGGGCCAGAGGACATCTCCAAGCCTGGTGCTGAGGCCGTAGTCAATGATGTGGATGTCAACGTCCTCGGAAACGCCAATAGTTATGTTGTTTAGTTTGAGGTCATTGTGGGCGAAACCCTTCTCGTGGATTTCCTGAAGTTTCTGGGCAACGAGGATGAGCGTCCGGACTGCTTCCTGCTGCGTGCATTCCTTTATATACTGATCGCAAGTCTGACCAGTGTAGGTCATTATCACCCTGGCAGGAACCAGGCTCAGTCCATGTATCTCGGGGGCTCCTCCTGCGCCTGCTAATTCGAGCTGAATTCTGATTTCTCTCAGCAATCCAGGAACGTCTGCTTCCCTGAGGAGCGTCTTCATAACCCTCGTATGACCTTTGAAGTCCACCAAGTCCACACTCccgttccctcccttccccagtgtCCTTATGTGGCGCACAACATCGAGGTCGGGTCGTATGACGAGATGGCGTTCATCTGCATTGAGATCAAGGGATGATTCATCTTTCTTGTCGTCTTCGAAGATGGTGATGGAGCTGAAGAGGTCGTTGTCTGAGTGTTCCTCCTTGAGGCAGCGAGGAGCGAGGCGCATCTGCTGCTCAATGCGATGGATAAGAGGGACATCGTGGTGGGGAACCACCAACCCCAACCTCTCCTTTACCAGGACCAGCAATTCGTGCAGGCGGTGGAAAAATCTTTCGAGGAGGAACATTTTGATAATGTCTTCGAGAGTCATAACAAACTTTACCACGTAACCTCGGATGTCcttgtatatacaaaaatatagtgaagctaaATATAGTGAAGTCTTTTATTCGGACAAACGATACTTCACTGAAtaaggagagagggtgagggtatagtgaacatgatCGAATGTGTCGAGGATGTATTGAAGAAGAGGTTTGCAGTAAAGATCCATATGTAGCGAGGATAAAATGTTTAATGAagatgaaggggggctaatgcAGGTAAGAGTATAgagaagataagggtgtagtgaagatgaaatatgtgtagtgaagatgaaaggggAGAGATGGACTACTGTATTTGAGCATGTagagaagatgagagtgtagtgaagataaaatgtgtaGTGAAGTTGAAaggggaggctgggggggggggggggctagtgtATTTTAGCGTGTAAggtagatgagagtgtagtgaagataaaatgagTAGGGAAGATaaatgtggaggggagggggggggggtctagtgTATTTTCGCGTGTAAGGAAGatgactgtagtgaagataaaatgtgtagtgaagatggatggggaagggagggggtgggtgctAGTGTACTTCACCAAGGAAGAttagagtgtagtgatgatagagTGTTTAGTGGAGGTGAATGGGGTTAGTGAAGGTGGGAATAGGTGAAaagatgaggaagtgtgaggatgAATCAAACGGAAATACTcacatttttgttttctctttctagTGATGattatgcatatatctcttcactgtAAAGTTAAGATTCTACATAtatattgatagggttgtacagaggaggggggatgtgttggaaatgatttccaggcccccgctctctccccttcccccctttagtcgccttgtacgacacacagggaataagtgggaagtattctttcttccctatccctagggataatatgttATACTCCTTAACGTACTGCATATTCGTcgttctctccaaaattcttgcatttacctccctaaccaccccatccataaacaaattaaacaaccatggagacatcacgcacccttaccgTAGACAGacctccactgggaaccaatcactctcctcttttcctactcgtacgcatgccttgcaGTCTCGATAgaaacttcccactgcttctaacagcttacctcccacaccatatactcgtaaaaccttccacagagcatctctatctactctatcatatgccttcttaagAGAGATAGGAcgaaaattaaatatttttttttttgattaaaaaattccttttttttttttttcatcttattcaCTCCAGAACTAAACATTACTGTCCTCTAGTACAACATAACAAAACTTATTTCCACTTCATAACAAAATTAATATTTGTTCGTCCCATGACCATAGAAAGTGGTATTCATCCAACATGGGGAGGAGGGCGTCTTGCCTGTTCCCTCAGGCACATAACTTGGGCAGCTTCAGCGATGATTCTCAACTGTTTAATCAAGTTGCTGAGGGTGGGTCGGTCTGCCGGACGGTCCTTCTTGGCAAACGTTTGAAGCACGGTCAAAGCACCACTAATATTCGGGTTGGTGATCATTTTGCCGACCTTGGCAATGACTTCACCAAATGAATACACGTCGCTTGCTGGAGTAGATGGCTTGCCTGCGTACAACTCGGGTGCGTACCAGAGGCGTCTAGCACATCGTTTGCCGGAGGGCCAGAGGACATCTCCAAGCCTGGTGCTGAGGCCGTAGTCAATGATGTGGATGTCAACGTCCTCGGAAACGCCAATAGTTATGTTGTTTAGTTTGAGGTCATTGTGGGCGAAACCCTTCTCGTGGATTTCCTGAAGTTTCTGGGCAACGAGGATGAGCGTCTGGACTGCTTCCTGCTGCGTGCATTCCTTTATATACTGATCACAAGTCTGACCAGTGTAGGTCATTATTACCCTGGCAGGAACCAGGCTCAGTCCATGTATCTCGGGGGCTCCTCCTGCGCCTGCTAATTCGAGCTGAATTCTGATTTCTCTCAGCAATCCAGGAACGTCTGCTTCCCTGAGGAGCGTCTTCATAACCCTCGTATGACCTTTGAAGTCCACCAAGTCCACACTCccgttccctcccttccccagtgtCCTTATGTGGCGCACAACATCGAGGTCGGGTCGTATGACGAGATGGCGTTCATCTGCATTGAGAACAAGGGAGGATTCATCTTTCTTGTCGTCTTCGAAGACGGTGATGGAGCTGAAGAGGTCGTTGTCTGTGTGTTCCTCCTTGAGGCAGCGAGGAGCGAGGCGCATCTGCTGCTCAATGCGATGGATAAGAGGGACATCGTGGTGGGGAACCACCAACCCCAACCTCTCCTTTACCAGGACCAGCAATTCGTGCAGGCGGTGGAAAAATCTTTCGAGGAGGAACATTTTGATAATGTCTTCGAGAGTCATAACAAACTTTACCACGTAACCTCGGATGTCcttgtatatacaaaaatatagtgaagctaaATATAGTGAAGTCTTTTATTCGGACAAACGATATTTCACTGAAtaaggagagagggtgagggtatagtgaacatgatCGAATGTGTCGAGGATGTATTGAAGAAGAGGTTTGCAGTAAAGATCCATATGTAGCGAAGATAAAATGTTTAATGAAGATGAAGGGGGACTAATGCAGGTAAGAGTATAgagaagataagggtgtagtgaagatgaaatgtgtagtgaagatgaaaggggAGGGATGGACTACTGTATCAGAGCATGTagagaagatgagagtgtagtgaagataaaatgtgtagtgaagatgaatggtgaggttggggggggggggggtctagtgTATCTTAGCGTGTAAGGAAgatgagtgtagtgaagataaaatgtgtagtgaagatggatggggaagggagggggtgggggctaGTGTATTTCACCAAGGAAGATTAGAGTGTAGTGATGACACAGTGtttagtggtggtaatggtgaaaagaagaggatgtgtgaggatgaatCAAACGGAAATACTCACatctttgttttctctttccagtgatgattatgcatatatctcttcactgtAAAGTtaagattctatatatatattgatagggttgtacagaggaggggggatgtgttggaaatgatttccaggcccccgctctctccccttcccccctttagtcgccttgtacgacacgcagggaatacgtgggaagtattctttctcccctatccccagggatatatattatacatatatatatatatatatatatatatatatatatatatatatatatatatatatatatatatatatatatatatatatatatatatattgttgactgtttggttaggatattcagtgtatgtgtggcggggtggctcttctttcgtctgtttccctgcgctacctcgctattagcatatcattattgttatcataataataatcattaatattatcattatcattattattattattattattattatcattattattactatcattatgattatcattattattattatcataatcattactattattattatcattattattattattattgttgttattattattattattattattattattatcatcattattattatcatcattaccattatcattgctattatcattatcattattcattttttcgttatcattatcattattatactgttatcattatagttattatcatcatcattatcattattactattattattatcattattattattattattattattactattattattattattattattatcattattattataatcattaatatcattattattattattattatcattatcattattatcattattatcatcagtatcattattatcattatcattattattatcattatcattattatcattattattcttttaattttttatttttttaagctgcgctacttccagcagcagagaaatgatggacttttGGAAACAGAGGTTTCTTGTGGAGCTTTGTACTTCTTTCCATCCACAGACATTGATAcaacctcgctaaaggtgacgGCGGCTTTTCACCTCCGTCGCCAACTACTGTCAGTCCGGTAGCACCAAGTGTTCATAGAAGTCAATAGATAACCTgaatagatatttcttttttccttgatgTATCTGGTTCCAGATCTTTGTTCATACTAACCAAATCAACacttgaataaataaatacacagtttccaaaagaaaaggagaaaagtgtaAGTAAATAACTCTCTTTGTtactagaaaaaaatatatttagacATGGCATAAGTCTGTATATAAACTTAGAAAATATACAACGTAACAAAATAATATCATTTGCTCCTGTGACATATATTAACATGtatctgagtctctctctctctctctctctctctctctctctctctctctctctctctctactcctacgCTTTTTACACACCTAATTACATTTTATTTATCCTCATGGCTCGTGGAGACGCCAACCATCTGTTTTTTTCTTACTACTTCTTCTGCGTCTCCTTCTTCGTGATCTCTGTCGTGTCTTTCCTGTCGATGTGTTCTATGGTCAGGTCCTCTTTCGCAGCTTCGATCTCCTTAGGCGAtaattctctcttcttctgcccCGAGTACACGCCGAAGTTCCCACCCCCGAaggcatttcctcctcctcctcctcctcctcctccaggcgtgAAGCCTTGGACGGGTGCGCCATAGGCCTCTGGCGGCGACACGGGAGGTAAGACGTAAGGTTCTTGAGGAGGAGGCACGAAGGACTCCTGTGGTGGGGGCGGCGCTGGCGGGCTGATGAAGAccggtgctggtggctgggggATCCCGAAAGATCCTTGGGGTCCTGCGGGTGGCGCTAGGTCGAAGGACTGTTGGATCGCTGGTCCTTCAGGGATGCCGTAGGTATCCTGCAGTACCGGGatcggggaaggaggaggaggtgcgtagGAGTCTTGAGGAACGGATAGCGACGGGGCTTCGAAGGACTGCTGGAGTCCCCTCGGTGCTGAGAGATCGCCAAAGGACTGCTGAGGCCCCGGTAACGAAGGAGTTCCGTAGGATCCCTGAGGTGGCTGTATCGGCCCAAGGGCGTTGAAAGTAGGGGATGGCGCGATCGGAGGCGCCCCGTAACTGGGCTCGGGGGCCCCGTAGCGTGACTGAGAATGTCCGAAGCTGGGCTGGGGCGCCCCGTAACTCGGTTGAGGACAGACGGTGTGGTACGAGAGTTGGGTGGTTGTCACCGTTACGTACTGAGGTTCGAACTGGGTGTGGTACCTGGTCTGGTACTCCGTTCGGTAATCCGTCGTCGTAATGTACTGCGACTGGACGACGGTCGAGTACGTCGTCTTGTAC contains:
- the LOC139752640 gene encoding uncharacterized protein, which produces MLVRSLVMVLGLVGVVAHATIFGKGRYRPRPPPKCIPIVEYVTVYMTETIERPVYQTVYKTQYIPTTFYRTVYNTVNQVQYSTQYVPHYVTTTAYRTQYSTQTIYSTTYQVQYEPVYITTTDYVPSYVTTTELSFRYETQTEYKTTYSTVVQSQYITTTDYRTEYQTRYHTQFEPQYVTVTTTQLSYHTVCPQPSYGAPQPSFGHSQSRYGAPEPSYGAPPIAPSPTFNALGPIQPPQGSYGTPSLPGPQQSFGDLSAPRGLQQSFEAPSLSVPQDSYAPPPPSPIPVLQDTYGIPEGPAIQQSFDLAPPAGPQGSFGIPQPPAPVFISPPAPPPPQESFVPPPQEPYVLPPVSPPEAYGAPVQGFTPGGGGGGGGGNAFGGGNFGVYSGQKKRELSPKEIEAAKEDLTIEHIDRKDTTEITKKETQKK